One stretch of Rhizobium rhizoryzae DNA includes these proteins:
- a CDS encoding FAD binding domain-containing protein produces the protein MYDTNYHRASSVEEAVQLRSSQDEARYLSGGMTLIATMKQRLAAPSDLVDLRHVASMKGISVEGRKVRIGAATTHAEVASSSALRAVCPAICHLAGMIGDPHVRHMGTIGGSVANNDPAADYPSAVLALNATVVTDRREIAADDYFQGMFDTALEEGELITAITFEAPEKAGYAKFPNPASRYALTGVFVAKHASGVRVAVTGAGSNGVFRVQDLEAALSANWSAESVSSVSVDASQMMEDMHATPDYRANLVKVMAKRAVHAAG, from the coding sequence ATGTATGATACCAATTACCACCGCGCCTCCTCGGTCGAGGAGGCCGTTCAATTGCGGTCGTCGCAGGACGAGGCCCGCTATCTTTCCGGCGGCATGACGCTGATCGCCACCATGAAGCAGCGGCTTGCCGCGCCTTCGGATCTGGTGGATCTGCGGCATGTGGCCAGCATGAAGGGGATCTCGGTCGAAGGGCGCAAGGTGCGTATCGGAGCCGCCACGACCCATGCAGAAGTCGCTTCGTCGTCGGCGCTTCGGGCCGTATGCCCCGCTATCTGCCATCTGGCCGGCATGATCGGTGATCCGCATGTGCGCCACATGGGCACGATCGGCGGTTCCGTTGCCAACAACGATCCGGCAGCCGATTATCCGTCCGCCGTGCTGGCACTCAATGCAACGGTCGTGACGGATCGCCGGGAGATCGCGGCCGACGATTACTTCCAGGGCATGTTCGATACGGCACTGGAAGAGGGCGAGTTGATCACGGCCATCACCTTCGAAGCGCCGGAAAAAGCTGGCTATGCCAAGTTCCCCAATCCGGCCTCGCGCTATGCCCTGACCGGCGTGTTTGTCGCCAAGCATGCTTCCGGCGTTCGTGTTGCGGTTACGGGGGCGGGCTCCAATGGCGTGTTCCGCGTACAGGATCTGGAGGCTGCACTTTCGGCAAACTGGTCTGCCGAATCAGTGTCGTCTGTCAGTGTCGATGCGAGCCAGATGATGGAAGATATGCACGCCACGCCGGACTATCGCGCCAATCTCGTCAAGGTCATGGCGAAGCGGGCGGTGCATGCCGCGGGGTAA
- a CDS encoding xanthine dehydrogenase family protein molybdopterin-binding subunit gives MGMEGIGARVARKEDKRFLTGKGRYTDDMVVPGMKYAYFVRSPHAHAKITGINVSAAKAMPGVIDVLDGKQLQADGIGNLICGWMIHSKDGSPMKMGAWRPLAVDTVRYVGDAIAIVVADSVAEARDAAEVVTVDYEELPAVITSVAALEAGAPQIHPEAPGNLIFDWQIGDGAATDKAIAEAAHVTEIEILNNRLSPNPMEPRAALGVYDEAEEHYTCYTTSQNPHVARLVMSAFYNVAPENKLRVIAPDVGGGFGSKIYIYPEEIVCLWASKKTGVPVKWTSDRTEAFLTDAHGRDHVSKVKMAFDKDHRIIGLKVDTIANLGAYMSLFSSAVPTYLYATLLSGQYAIPAIHANVRTVYTNTVPVDAYRGAGRPEATYLLERTMEVAARELGVSPAELRRKNFIRSFPYQTPVIMNYDAGDYDASLTAAMDAADWNGFPARRAEAEGRGKKRGIGMSCYIEACGIAPSQAVGSLGAGVGLWESAEVRVNAVGTIEVLTGSHSHGQGHETTFAQLVADRLGVPLASVNIVHGDTDKVQMGMGTYGSRSGAVGMSAIVKALDKVEMKAKKIAAHLMEADESDIVIENGELKVAGTDKTLPWFQVALAAYTAHNLPSGMEPGLKETAFYDPSNFTFPAGCYIAEVEIDPDTGKTEIIQFVAADDFGNIINPMIVEGQVHGGLAQGIGQALLEEVRYDEVSGQLLTASYMDYAMPRADDLPSFKLSHQNTPCPSNPLGIKGCGEAGAIGSPPALINAITDAIGVEITMPATPLKVWQALQSAQPRMAAE, from the coding sequence ATGGGTATGGAAGGGATTGGTGCGCGCGTTGCTCGCAAAGAGGACAAGAGATTCCTCACGGGCAAGGGTCGCTACACTGACGATATGGTCGTTCCGGGCATGAAATATGCCTATTTCGTGCGTAGTCCGCACGCGCATGCGAAGATTACCGGCATCAATGTTTCAGCGGCCAAGGCCATGCCGGGTGTCATTGATGTGCTTGATGGCAAGCAGTTGCAGGCCGACGGGATCGGCAACCTGATCTGTGGCTGGATGATCCATTCCAAGGATGGGTCTCCGATGAAAATGGGCGCCTGGCGTCCGCTGGCCGTGGATACGGTGCGCTATGTGGGCGATGCCATCGCCATCGTGGTGGCCGATTCGGTTGCTGAAGCGCGCGACGCGGCGGAAGTCGTGACGGTCGATTATGAGGAACTTCCCGCTGTCATCACGTCCGTAGCGGCACTCGAAGCAGGTGCGCCACAGATTCATCCGGAAGCACCGGGCAACCTGATCTTCGATTGGCAGATCGGCGACGGAGCGGCGACCGACAAGGCCATTGCCGAAGCGGCGCATGTCACCGAAATCGAGATCCTCAACAACCGTCTATCGCCCAACCCGATGGAGCCGCGCGCGGCGCTCGGCGTCTATGACGAGGCGGAGGAGCATTACACCTGCTACACCACCAGCCAGAACCCGCATGTGGCGCGTCTGGTCATGAGCGCCTTCTATAATGTCGCGCCGGAAAACAAGCTGCGCGTCATTGCGCCTGACGTGGGCGGCGGTTTCGGCTCCAAGATCTATATCTATCCGGAAGAAATCGTCTGTCTCTGGGCCTCGAAAAAGACCGGCGTTCCGGTGAAATGGACATCGGATCGTACCGAAGCCTTCCTCACCGATGCGCATGGCCGCGATCATGTGTCCAAGGTCAAGATGGCCTTCGACAAGGATCACCGGATCATCGGCCTGAAGGTGGATACGATCGCCAATCTCGGCGCCTATATGTCGCTCTTCTCGTCGGCGGTGCCGACCTATCTCTATGCGACGTTGTTGTCGGGCCAGTACGCCATTCCCGCCATCCATGCCAATGTCCGCACGGTCTACACCAATACGGTTCCGGTCGATGCCTATCGCGGGGCGGGGCGTCCGGAAGCGACGTACTTGCTGGAGCGCACCATGGAAGTGGCGGCGCGCGAGCTTGGCGTTTCTCCCGCAGAGCTTCGCCGCAAGAACTTCATTCGCAGCTTCCCGTACCAGACCCCTGTCATCATGAACTACGACGCGGGCGACTATGACGCATCCCTGACAGCGGCGATGGACGCTGCTGATTGGAACGGCTTCCCCGCGCGTCGTGCCGAGGCAGAAGGGCGCGGCAAGAAGCGCGGCATCGGCATGAGCTGCTATATCGAGGCCTGCGGCATCGCACCCTCGCAGGCGGTTGGTTCTCTTGGTGCCGGTGTCGGCCTCTGGGAATCGGCGGAAGTGCGGGTGAATGCCGTTGGCACAATCGAGGTTCTCACCGGCTCGCATAGCCATGGGCAGGGCCACGAAACCACCTTTGCCCAGCTGGTTGCGGATCGCCTCGGCGTACCGCTCGCCAGCGTCAATATCGTTCATGGCGATACCGACAAGGTGCAGATGGGCATGGGCACCTACGGCTCGCGTTCCGGTGCCGTCGGCATGTCGGCCATCGTCAAGGCGCTCGACAAGGTCGAGATGAAGGCGAAGAAGATCGCGGCCCATCTGATGGAAGCCGACGAAAGCGACATCGTCATCGAAAATGGCGAGTTGAAGGTGGCGGGCACGGACAAGACGCTGCCCTGGTTCCAGGTGGCACTCGCCGCTTACACTGCCCATAACCTGCCTTCGGGCATGGAGCCGGGCCTGAAGGAAACCGCGTTCTATGATCCGTCCAACTTCACCTTCCCGGCGGGTTGCTACATTGCCGAGGTGGAAATCGATCCCGATACCGGCAAGACGGAGATCATCCAGTTCGTAGCTGCCGATGACTTCGGCAACATCATCAACCCGATGATCGTCGAGGGACAGGTGCATGGGGGCTTGGCGCAAGGTATTGGTCAGGCGCTCCTGGAAGAGGTGCGCTATGACGAGGTGAGCGGCCAGCTTCTGACGGCAAGCTACATGGATTATGCCATGCCGCGGGCCGACGATCTGCCTTCGTTCAAGCTCTCGCACCAGAACACGCCGTGCCCCAGCAATCCGCTTGGCATCAAGGGCTGTGGCGAGGCAGGTGCCATCGGTTCGCCACCAGCGCTCATCAATGCCATTACCGATGCCATCGGTGTGGAGATCACCATGCCAGCAACACCGCTCAAGGTGTGGCAGGCGCTTCAATCCGCCCAGCCGCGCATGGCTGCCGAATAA
- the hemA gene encoding 5-aminolevulinate synthase, whose product MDFEAFFKGELNSLHQEGRYRVFADLERHRGNFPRATRHTPEGKRDVTVWCSNDYLGMGQHPAVIAAMHEAIDHCGAGAGGTRNISGTTHYHVLLEQELADLHGKEAALIFTSGYVSNWATLGTLGAKIPGLIIFSDALNHASMIEGIRFGKCERVIWKHNDLDDLRAKLAAADPKAPKLIAFESVYSMDGDIAPIKEICDLADEFGAMTYLDEVHAVGMYGPRGGGIAEREGLMDRITIIEGTLGKAFGVMGGYITGSNAVCDFIRSFASGFIFTTAIPPALAAGAVASIRHLKNSPFERARHQDRVRKLRASLDARGIPHMMNPSHIVPVMVGDAAKCKWISDLLLDHSDIYVQPINYPTVPRKTERLRITPTPLHSDADIEHLVGALHQLWSRCALARAVA is encoded by the coding sequence ATGGATTTCGAGGCATTTTTCAAGGGCGAGCTGAACAGCCTTCATCAGGAAGGCCGCTATCGCGTGTTCGCCGATCTCGAGCGTCACCGTGGAAACTTTCCGCGGGCAACGCGCCACACTCCGGAAGGCAAACGCGATGTCACCGTCTGGTGTTCCAACGATTATCTTGGCATGGGCCAGCATCCGGCTGTGATTGCAGCCATGCATGAGGCGATCGATCACTGTGGCGCGGGTGCTGGCGGCACCCGGAATATTTCTGGAACCACCCACTATCACGTTCTGCTGGAGCAGGAACTTGCCGATCTGCACGGCAAGGAAGCGGCTCTGATCTTCACCTCGGGCTATGTGTCGAACTGGGCAACGCTCGGTACGCTGGGTGCGAAGATTCCGGGTCTCATCATCTTCTCGGATGCTCTGAACCACGCTTCGATGATCGAAGGCATTCGCTTCGGCAAGTGCGAACGCGTCATCTGGAAGCATAATGATCTGGATGATCTGCGCGCCAAGCTGGCCGCTGCGGATCCGAAGGCTCCGAAGCTCATCGCATTCGAGAGCGTCTATTCCATGGATGGCGATATCGCGCCGATCAAGGAAATCTGCGATCTGGCCGATGAATTCGGGGCCATGACCTATCTGGACGAAGTGCATGCCGTTGGCATGTACGGTCCGCGCGGCGGTGGCATTGCCGAGCGCGAAGGCCTTATGGATCGCATCACCATCATCGAAGGTACGCTGGGCAAAGCCTTCGGCGTCATGGGTGGTTACATTACGGGCTCAAACGCCGTGTGTGATTTCATTCGCTCGTTTGCATCTGGCTTCATCTTCACGACGGCTATTCCGCCAGCGCTTGCTGCCGGTGCGGTCGCCTCCATTCGTCACCTGAAGAACAGCCCGTTCGAGCGCGCTCGTCATCAGGATCGCGTCCGAAAGCTGCGCGCTTCGCTGGATGCGCGTGGCATTCCGCACATGATGAACCCGAGCCATATCGTGCCGGTCATGGTGGGTGATGCGGCCAAGTGCAAGTGGATCTCGGATCTGCTGCTCGATCACTCGGACATTTATGTTCAGCCGATCAACTACCCGACGGTGCCACGCAAAACCGAGCGTCTGCGCATCACGCCGACACCGTTGCATTCAGATGCTGATATCGAGCACCTGGTTGGCGCATTGCATCAGCTCTGGTCGCGTTGCGCACTGGCGCGTGCGGTGGCCTGA
- a CDS encoding helix-turn-helix domain-containing protein has protein sequence MAIGKLYIGRKVRDVREAARATQSQFAERLGISTSYLNQIENNQRPVSAAVLLALAEKFGVSIADLSSGEGDRLLSALSEALSDPLFEGYTGSLQDLKLVTQNAPAIAHALIAAHQAYRRSSEQLASMDDRLGRAALSETTPYDEVRDYFHFVDNYIHELDILAERLAAEIGLGGGDNHSALQHFLLNRFGVRVERTSLKDELIRSFDPASRRLSLNAYATPATRDFQMALQIAQLFAAEPIDRAAREAGFRTTEAVEICRIGLQNYFAGALLLPYESFLKRARDLRHDLDLLSAHFGASLEQICHRLSTLQRPGQKGIPIFFARVDRAGNITKRHSAAKLQFARFGAACPLWNVHQAFEMPSRIIRQLAETPDGVRYLCLATQITKGSGGFRAVQPRYALALGCEISYADSFVYADDLDLDSRAAFEPIGISCRICERHNCPQRAMPPLKSRLTVDHDNRSIVPYRIV, from the coding sequence ATGGCGATTGGCAAGCTCTATATCGGTCGAAAAGTTCGGGATGTGCGGGAGGCGGCCCGTGCCACACAAAGCCAGTTCGCAGAACGGCTCGGGATCTCGACCAGCTACCTGAACCAGATTGAGAACAACCAGCGTCCCGTATCCGCTGCCGTTCTGCTGGCGCTGGCGGAAAAATTCGGTGTCAGCATTGCTGATCTCTCTTCCGGCGAAGGGGACCGTCTTCTTTCCGCCTTGTCTGAAGCCCTCTCCGATCCGTTGTTTGAAGGCTACACGGGCAGCCTGCAGGATCTGAAGCTGGTGACGCAGAACGCACCTGCCATTGCCCATGCGCTGATTGCCGCGCATCAGGCCTATCGCCGTTCTAGCGAACAACTGGCCAGCATGGATGACCGGCTGGGTCGCGCGGCGCTGAGCGAGACCACACCTTACGACGAGGTGCGCGACTACTTCCATTTCGTGGACAACTACATTCACGAACTGGATATCCTGGCCGAGCGTCTGGCGGCCGAGATCGGCCTTGGCGGCGGGGACAACCACTCGGCCTTGCAGCACTTTCTGCTCAACCGTTTTGGTGTGCGCGTAGAGCGCACCTCCCTGAAGGATGAACTCATCCGCAGCTTCGATCCAGCCTCCCGTCGTCTCTCGCTGAACGCCTATGCGACGCCCGCCACTCGCGATTTCCAGATGGCGCTTCAGATTGCCCAGCTTTTCGCCGCAGAACCCATTGATCGCGCCGCCCGCGAGGCCGGTTTTCGGACAACCGAAGCGGTGGAAATCTGTCGCATTGGCTTACAGAACTATTTCGCCGGCGCCCTTCTTCTCCCCTACGAAAGCTTCCTGAAACGCGCCCGCGACCTGCGCCATGATCTCGACCTGCTCTCCGCCCATTTCGGCGCGAGCCTGGAACAGATCTGCCACCGGTTGAGCACGCTGCAAAGACCGGGGCAGAAGGGCATTCCCATTTTCTTCGCACGGGTGGATCGGGCAGGAAACATCACCAAGCGCCACAGCGCCGCCAAGCTTCAGTTCGCCCGCTTCGGTGCCGCCTGCCCCTTATGGAATGTGCATCAGGCTTTCGAGATGCCAAGCCGCATTATCCGGCAACTGGCGGAAACGCCTGACGGGGTGCGATACCTCTGTCTCGCCACCCAGATTACCAAGGGCAGCGGCGGCTTTCGCGCCGTGCAGCCACGCTATGCGTTGGCTCTGGGCTGCGAGATTTCCTATGCGGACAGCTTCGTCTATGCGGACGATCTGGATCTCGACAGCCGCGCCGCCTTCGAGCCCATCGGCATATCCTGCCGCATCTGCGAGCGCCACAACTGCCCGCAAAGGGCCATGCCCCCGCTCAAAAGCAGGCTGACGGTCGATCACGACAACCGTTCGATCGTGCCGTATCGGATTGTGTGA
- the yghU gene encoding glutathione-dependent disulfide-bond oxidoreductase, with protein MSDSKFPPEKNLPAGYEPPKVWTWEPGNGGAFASTNRPIAGSTHEQELKVGKHPLQLYSLGTPNGQKVTILLEELLEAGHAVAEYDAWLINIGKGDQFGSGFVGVNPNSKIPALMDHQPTGGGEPVRLFESGSILVYLAEKFSAFLPGDLRARAEAMNWLFWQMGSAPFVGGGFGHFFAYAPMKIQYAIDRYAMETKRQLDVLNRQLAENEFVGGREYTIADMAIWPWYGRLALDSSYPNAGEFLSTAEYEHVVRWAKQLAARPGVKRGGIVNKASGDPGSFLPERHDASDFNGLNV; from the coding sequence ATGAGTGATTCCAAATTTCCGCCGGAAAAGAACCTGCCAGCCGGCTATGAACCGCCCAAGGTCTGGACCTGGGAGCCTGGCAATGGTGGCGCCTTTGCCAGCACCAATCGACCCATCGCCGGGTCCACGCATGAGCAAGAACTGAAGGTCGGCAAGCATCCGCTGCAGCTTTACTCACTGGGCACACCCAACGGCCAGAAGGTTACGATCCTGCTGGAAGAACTGCTGGAAGCGGGTCACGCGGTTGCCGAATACGATGCCTGGCTCATCAATATCGGCAAGGGCGATCAGTTCGGTTCCGGCTTTGTTGGTGTCAATCCGAATTCCAAGATCCCGGCTTTGATGGATCATCAGCCGACGGGCGGTGGTGAGCCTGTGCGCTTGTTCGAATCCGGCTCCATTCTCGTCTATCTGGCGGAAAAGTTTAGCGCGTTTCTGCCCGGCGATCTGCGGGCCCGTGCCGAGGCCATGAACTGGCTGTTCTGGCAGATGGGTTCAGCGCCTTTCGTCGGCGGCGGTTTCGGCCACTTCTTTGCCTACGCGCCGATGAAAATCCAGTACGCCATCGATCGCTACGCCATGGAGACCAAGCGCCAGCTGGATGTGCTGAACCGGCAGTTGGCCGAGAATGAGTTCGTTGGCGGTCGCGAATACACCATTGCCGATATGGCGATCTGGCCCTGGTATGGTCGCCTTGCACTGGATTCCTCCTATCCGAATGCAGGCGAATTCCTGTCAACCGCTGAATACGAACATGTGGTGCGCTGGGCCAAGCAGTTGGCGGCGCGTCCCGGTGTCAAGCGCGGCGGCATCGTCAACAAGGCCTCGGGCGATCCGGGTTCCTTCCTGCCTGAGCGTCACGATGCGTCCGACTTCAACGGTCTGAACGTCTGA
- a CDS encoding acyl-CoA carboxylase subunit beta, whose product MRAVLSEVEARRAEARLGGGQKRIDAQHAKGKLTARERIEVLLDEGSFEEYDMYVTHRCVDFGMESQKVAGDGVVTGWGTINGRQVYVFSQDFTVLGGSLSETHAQKICKIMDMAVRVGAPVIGLNDSGGARIQEGVASLAGYAEVFRRNAEASGVIPQISVIMGPCAGGAVYSPAMTDFIFMVRDSSYMFVTGPDVVKTVTNEIVTAEELGGASTHTKKSSVADAAYENDIETLEAVRQLFDFLPLNNREKPPVRPFFDDPARVEMRLDSLIPDSPTKPYDMKELIYAIADEGDFFEIQEAFAKNIVTGFIRLEGQTVGVVANQPMVLAGCLDIDASRKAARFVRFCDAFSIPILTLVDVPGFLPGVAQEYGGVIKHGAKLLFAYSEATVPMVTLITRKAYGGAYDVMASKHIGADVNYAWPSAEIAVMGAKGATEILYRSELGDADKIAARTKEYEERFANPFVAAERGFIDEVIMPHSSRRRIARAFASLRNKQITTHWKKHDTIPL is encoded by the coding sequence TTGCGCGCAGTTTTGAGCGAAGTGGAAGCACGGCGGGCAGAGGCACGCCTTGGTGGCGGCCAGAAGCGCATCGACGCGCAGCACGCCAAGGGGAAGCTGACGGCGCGCGAGCGTATCGAGGTGTTGCTTGATGAAGGCTCCTTCGAAGAATACGATATGTATGTCACGCATCGTTGCGTCGATTTCGGCATGGAAAGCCAAAAGGTAGCCGGCGATGGCGTCGTTACCGGCTGGGGCACGATCAACGGTCGGCAGGTCTACGTTTTCTCCCAGGATTTTACCGTTCTTGGCGGATCGCTGTCTGAAACCCATGCGCAAAAGATCTGCAAGATCATGGATATGGCGGTTCGTGTCGGCGCGCCGGTCATCGGCCTGAATGATTCGGGTGGTGCCCGCATTCAGGAAGGCGTGGCGTCGCTGGCCGGTTACGCGGAAGTCTTCCGCCGCAATGCGGAGGCCTCTGGTGTCATTCCGCAGATCTCGGTCATCATGGGGCCTTGCGCGGGTGGCGCTGTTTATTCGCCTGCCATGACGGATTTCATCTTCATGGTGCGCGATAGCTCCTACATGTTCGTCACCGGCCCCGATGTGGTAAAAACGGTCACGAACGAAATCGTGACGGCGGAAGAGCTGGGCGGCGCTTCCACCCATACGAAGAAGTCTTCCGTGGCCGATGCGGCCTATGAAAACGATATCGAGACGCTGGAAGCAGTACGCCAGCTGTTCGATTTTCTGCCGCTCAACAATCGCGAAAAGCCGCCGGTGCGTCCCTTCTTCGATGATCCGGCGCGAGTGGAAATGCGGCTCGATAGCCTGATCCCGGATTCGCCTACCAAGCCTTACGACATGAAGGAACTCATCTACGCGATTGCTGATGAGGGTGACTTCTTTGAAATTCAGGAAGCCTTTGCAAAGAACATCGTCACCGGCTTCATCCGTCTGGAAGGACAGACGGTGGGCGTCGTCGCCAACCAGCCAATGGTGCTGGCGGGCTGCCTCGATATCGATGCCTCGCGTAAGGCAGCGCGTTTCGTGCGCTTTTGCGATGCTTTCTCGATCCCGATCCTGACGCTGGTGGATGTGCCGGGCTTCCTGCCGGGTGTGGCGCAAGAATATGGCGGCGTGATCAAGCACGGCGCAAAGCTGCTGTTTGCCTATTCGGAAGCCACCGTGCCGATGGTGACCCTGATTACCCGCAAGGCCTATGGCGGTGCCTATGACGTGATGGCTTCCAAGCACATTGGCGCTGACGTGAACTATGCCTGGCCGAGTGCGGAAATTGCCGTCATGGGAGCCAAAGGGGCAACCGAAATTCTCTATCGTTCCGAGCTTGGCGATGCGGACAAGATCGCGGCACGCACCAAGGAATATGAGGAGCGGTTTGCCAATCCCTTCGTGGCGGCGGAAAGGGGCTTCATCGATGAGGTCATCATGCCGCATTCGTCGCGCCGCCGCATTGCGCGGGCTTTCGCCTCTCTGCGCAACAAGCAGATTACCACCCATTGGAAAAAGCACGACACGATCCCGCTTTGA